The Rhizobium sp. CCGE531 genomic sequence CCTGGCTGTGCTCGGTGACGCCGAGGCCGTAGTAGATCGCGCCATTGCCGCCCTTGGCATAGAGGCGGGCAGCACCACGAACGAGATCGGCGGGAACGCCGGTGTATTTTTCCGATTCCTCCGGGCTGTGCTGCGGCTCGGCGACGAAGGCTGCCCAATCCTCGAATTCGGACCAGTCGCAGCGCTCGCGGATGAACTTTTCGTCGAACAGGCCTTCGGTAACGATGACATGGGCCAGCGCCGTCAGCATGGCAACATTGGTGCCCGGCTTCAGCGGCAGGTGATAGCTCGCCTCGACATGCGGCGTACGTACCAGATCGATGCGGCGCGGATCGATGACGATGAGTTTCGCACCCTGGCGCAACCGCTTCTTCAAACGCGAGCCGAAGACCGGATGGCCGTCCGTCGGATTGGCGCCGATGACGATGACGACATCGGAATGCTCGACGCTGTCGAAATTCTGCGTGCCGGCCGAGGTGCCGAAGGCCTGGCCAAGGCCATAGCCTGTGGGAGAATGGCAGACACGGGCACAGGTATCGACATTGTTGTTGCCGAAGCCAGCGCGCACCAGCTTCTGCACCAGGTAAGTCTCCTCATTGGTGCAGCGCGAGGAGGTGATGCCGCCGATAGAATCGCGGCCATACTGATATTGCAGCCGCTTGAACTCGGTGGCGATATGGGCAAAGGCCTCGTCCCAGGTCACTTCGCGCCAGAGGTCGGTCACCTTCTCGCGGACCATCGGGTTGAGGATGCGGTCCTTATGGGTCGAATAGCCATAGGCAAAGCGGCCTTTGACGCAGGAATGGCCGCGATTGGCCTGGCCGTCCTTCCAGGGCACCATGCGCACCAGCTCCTCGCCGCGCATCTCCGCCTTGAAGGAGCAGCCGACGCCGCAATAGGCGCAGGTGGTGACAACAGAATGTTCCGGCTGGCCGATCGAGATTACCGATTTCTCGGTCAGCGTCGCGGTCGGGCAGGCCTGCACGCAGGCACCGCAGGAAACGCACTCGCTGTCGATGAAATTCTCGTGCATGCCGGGCGAGACGCGCGAACCGAAGCCGCGGCCTTCGATGGTCAGCGCGAAGGTGCCCTGCACTTCTTCGCAGGCGCGCACGCAGAGCGAGCAGACAATGCACTTGGAAGGATCATAGGTGAAATAGGGATTGGACTCGTCCTTCGGCATCCATTTCAGATTGATGTCGCCGTTATCGCGCGCCTTGACGTGGTTGTCGCCTTCGTAGCCGTAACGCACATCGCGCAGGCCGACCGCACCGGCCATGTCCTGCAGTTTGCAATCGCCGTTGGCAGCACAGGTCAGACAGTCGAGCGGGTGATCAGAGATATAGAGCTCCATCACGCCGCGACGGATGTCCTTCAGCCGGCCCGTCTGCGTATGCACGACGATGCCGGATGCCACAGGCGTCGTGCATGAGGCCGGCGTTCCGTTGCGGCCTTCGATCTCGACGAGACAGAGGCGGCAGGAGCCGAACGCATCGACCATGTCGGTGGCACAGAGCTTCGGCACCTGAATGCCGGCTTCCATCGAGGCGCGCATGATCGACGTGCCTTCCGGCACCGTAATCTGCTGCCCGTCGATGGTCAGCGTCACCATGGTTTCGGAGGTGGAGGCCGGCGTACCGTAATCGATTTCTGGAACGAGGGACATGGATCTTACTCCGCCGCTTTAATCAAGGGAGCCGGAGAAAAGTCCTCCGGAAAATGGGTCATCGCGCTCATGACGGGATAGGGCGTGAAGCCGCCGAGCGCGCAGAGCGAACCGAACTTCATCGTGTTGCAGAGATCGGCAAGCAGAACCCGGTTCTTCTCCGGCTCGATCCCTTGCGCGATCTTGTCGGCCGTCTCGACGCCGCGCGTCGAGCCGATGCGGCAGGGCGTGCACTTGCCGCAGCTTTCGACCGCGCAGAATTCCATCGCGAAACGCGCCTGCTTCAGCATGTCGGCGGTATCGTCGAAGACGACGATGCCGGCATGGCCGATCAGGCCGTCCTTGGCCGCAAAGGCTTCGTAGTCGAACGGCGTGTCGAACAGGGCGCGTGGGAAATAGGCTCCGAGCGGCCCGCCCACCTGCACCGCCTTGACCGGCCGTCCCGTCGCCGTGCCGCCGCCGATCTTGTCGACGATATCGCCGAGCGAAAGGCCGAAGGCTGTCTCATAGAGGCCGCCATGCTTGACGTTGCCGGCGATCTGCAGCGGGATCGTGCCGCGCGAACGGCCCATGCCGAAATCGCGGTAGAAGGCCGCACCCTTGTCCATGATGATGGGGACGGAGGCGAGCGAAATGACGTTGTTGATGACGGTGGGGCAGTCGAACAGGCCCTTATGCGCCGGCAGCGGCGGCTTGGCGCGCACGACACCGCGCTTGCCTTCAAGGCTGTTCAGCAGTGCCGTTTCCTCGCCGCAGACATAGGCGCCGGCGCCAGTGCGGATTTCCATATCGAATGCCTTGCCGGAACCAAGCACCGAGGCGCCGAGAATGCCGGCCCCGCGTGCGATTTCGACCGCTTCGGTCATCGCGGCGATCGCATGCGGATATTCCGAGCGCGTATAGACGAAGCCCTTGGTCGCACCCGTCGCCAGGCCGGCGATTGCCATGCCTTCGATCAGCACGAAGGGATCGCCTTCCATGATCATGCGGTCGGCGAAAGTGCCGCTATCGCCTTCGTCGGCATTACAGACGATGTATTTACGATCGCCCGACGCATCGAGCACCGTCTTCCACTTGATGCCGGTCGGGAAGCCCGCACCGCCACGGCCGCGCAGGCCGGAATCGGTGACGTCCTTGACGATATCGCCTGATGCCATGCCGACGGCGCGGCGCAGCCCCTTGAGGCCGCCATGGGCTTCATAATCCTGCAGCGACAATGGATCGGTGATGCCGCAGCGGGCGAAGGTCAGGCGGGTCTGTTCCTTGAGGAATGGGAGGCTTTCGACCTCCCCAAGACAGAGCGGATGCCCGCCGCCTTCGGCGAGCCCGGCGTCGAACAATGCAGAGACATCCTTTGCCTTCACCGGCCCATAGCCGATGCGCTTGCCGCCGATCTCGACTTCGACCAGCGGCTCGAGCCAGAACATGCCGCGCGAACCATTGCGCACGATGCGCGCATCGAGGCCACGCCTGGCGATTTCCTGCGCGACTGATTTCGCCACTTTCTCTGCGCCGAGCGCGAGGGCTGCGGCATCGCGGGGAATATAGATAGTCAGCGTCATTGGCGCGCCTCCTTCACGAGGTCTTCGGCGCTCTCATCATCGAGCCGGCCATGCAGCTCACCGTCCAGCATCGCAGTCGGCGCACAGGCGCAAAGCCCGAGACAGTAGACCGGCTCCAACGTGACACTTCCGTCGAGCGTCGTCTGATGGAAATCGATGCCCAGCAGCCGCTTGATACGCTCCGCCAGCGCATCGCCACCCATCGACTGACAGGCCTCGGCGCGACAGAGCTTCAGGACATGACGGCCGGCAGGATGGTCGCGATAGTCGTGATAGAAGGTCATGACGCCGTGCACTTCGGCGCGTGAAATGTTCAGTGCCTTGGCGATCAGCGGCAGCGTATCCTGCGGCACATATCCGAATTCCTCTTGAATTCCGTGCAGGATCGGCAAAAGCGGCCCCTCCATCGATTTCATGTTATCGATGATGGCACCGGCGCGAGTTGCGACATCGCCCGCGGCCTGATTCAAATTCATTAGCAGCCTCCCGCGCATAGCTCCGAAAATCGAAGGCGAATTTTCGGAAAAGGCTTATGCGGCATTTCCTCCTGGCATGCGATCGACACGCCATGACGATAAGCTCGCAGGGAGAAGGCAAAGGATCAATAAGGCAGTCCCGTCGTTCGATAGGAATTTTCTATCGATTCTTGTTCTCTTCCGCGAGCAATCTCGCCTCATGCAACAATGCGGAGACAAGCGGCGTAAAGGGTTCCCGGTGCGTGGCGACCAGGCCGACAAGATGCTCGGCGTCAGGTTCCGTGATCGGAATCTTGTGAATATCGGCCGGAAAACCGAAGGAATCGGCAATATTCTTCGGCATGATGCTCGCCCAGCGCCCGGTCTGAACATGCGAAAACAACACGATCATCGAATTGGATTCCAGCGTCGGCTTGGCCATGACGCCCGCCTCGCCTAGGTGGCGATTGATGATGCGGCGGTTTTGCATGTCGGCGGTCAATAGACAAAGCCGAAGGTCGCCGACTTCCTTCCAGGTAACGGTCTCGCGCTCGGAAAACGGGCTGCCCGCCGCCGTGATCAGGTGATAGCGCTCGGCATAAAGCGGCACGCTGGTGACGCGGCCGAGCGGTTCGTTTTCCAGGTAGGTAATGCCGGCATCGATCTCGAGATTTTCAAGCAGGCTCAGAACCTGCAGCGAATTGCGCGACAAAATGGAGAAGGTGACGTCCGGATGCCTCTCCTGAAAAGGCGTGGTGATTTTCTGCACCATCGCAAGCGCCGTTGGAATGGCGGCCATGCGGATGTGACCGGCAAGACCCTTGCGCGCCGCTCGCATTTCCTCGCGCATGGTGCGGCTGTCGCCGACGATGCGGCGCGCCCATTCCAGCACGCGCTGCCCCTCGGGCGTCAATCCCTGGAAGCGGGAGCCGCGGCTGACGAGCATCACGCCCAGCTGGTCTTCCAGCTGCCGGATCGCCGCCGACAAGGTCGGCTGCGTCACGCCGCATTCCTCGGCCGCGCGGCCGAAATGCTTCTGATTAGCCAGCGCGATGAAGAATTCCAGCTTGTCGATCATGGCGCTCTCCCGAAGCGAAAGAGTTAGACCGACCGCCCGGCGAACGCAACACGCAAGGCTGTTTCAAACCTCAAGGTTCACCCTGACAGAATGCCTTCTGCAACCAATCGACCACGGCGCAGATTTCCGAATGCGCAACGGCATAGTGGATGAGCCGCCCTTCGCGGCGCGTGTCGACGAGCTTGTCCAGGCGGAGGCGTGCCAGATGCTGCGAAACGACAGCCTGTGGAAGATCGAGAAGCGCCTCGAGTTCCATCACTGTTTTCTCGCGCTTGGCGAGCATGAAGAGGATCGCCAGACGGGTTTCATGGGAGAGTGCTTTCAGCAGGGCGCTCGCCTTTCGAGCCCTGTCAGTCATTTCCTCGACATCATATTCCGCAGCACCGCCTTGCGGTGGAGACGACAACATATCACTGCCTCTAGTGAGAACTCGCACAGGGAAATGCTTATAATATTATCAAGCCAAAAGCTGATTCGAAAAAGATATGGAAAACCAAAAAAGGTCCGTTTTATCAGCAGATAAGCTGGCCGCCATTGATCTCGATCACCTGTCCGGTGATGTAGCCGGACAACGTCGGCGCCGCCAGGAACAGATAGGCGGGGGCGCAATCCTCCGATGTGCCCAAACGCTGCAGCGGGATCGACTTGCGCGTCTGCTCCAGCTTCTCCCTGGACGAATAGCGCTCGTGGAAGTCGGTCGATATCGTGCCGGGCGAGACGCAATTCACCCGAATACCATCAGGCGCCAGCTCGCGCGCCAGTGCCTTCGAATAGGTCGAGACGAAGGCTTTGGAGGCGGAATAGATGGCGGAGCCGGGACTGCCGCCGGTGATCGCGGAAATCGAAACCGTGTTGACGACCGCGGCCTGACCGGCAGCCCGCAGCAGTGGCAACAATCCTCGCGTTATCTCCACGACGGAGGTCTGGTTGAGGTGAACGATCCCTTCATACTGCTCGTCAGTCAATTCACCGGCGGGAAAGCGCCCGACCATGGTGCCGGCATTGTTGATCAGCACGTCGACGCGGTCGAAACGCTCGCTGGCGGCGCTGACGAAATCCCGCGTACCGTGGCCGGTAGCGAAATCGCCGGCAATGAGAAAGGCGCGACGATCGGCTTCCGCTTCCATCAGGAAATCAGGCAATTCGCGACCGGCATCACGGCCGATATGGACAAGCACGCGCGCACCGCAATCGAGAAACTGCCGCGCGACTTCCAGTCCGATACCGCGGCCGGCGCCGGTGACGACGACGTTGCGATTTTCGAATAGCTTCGGATGAAACACGATAACCTCCTAAACCGCACTCAATTCGCGCGCCGGTAATTGCGGAATTTTCACTTTATCATATGATGACGAAAAAACGAAAGAAAGGGAGCGAAAACCATGTTCCTATCCGGACGTCAGACCGAAATCCTCGAAATCGCCAAGACCGAGGGGCGCGTGCTGGTGGAGGAGCTGGCGTCGCGCTTTTCGGTCACGCCGCAAACCATCCGTAAGGATCTCAATGATCTCTGCGATGGCCGCGTGCTGTCGCGCGTGCATGGCGGCGCAATCTTTCCCGGCGGAACCGAGAACGTGAAATACGAGGCGCGCCGCTCGATCGCCGCGCCCGAAAAGCAGGCGATCGGCCGCGCCGCCGCCAGCATGATCCCCAACAACAGCTCGCTTTTCATCAATATCGGCACGACGACGGAAGCCGTTGGCGAAGCGCTGCTCGGCCATCACGAGCTGATGGTCATCACCAATAACATCAACGTTGCCAACAAGTTGCGAATTTTCCCATCCATCGAGGTCGTCATTGCCGGCGGCGTCGTACGCGGCTCCGATGGCGGCATCGTCGGCGAAGCCGCCGTCGATTTCATCAAGCAGTTCAAGGTCGACTACGCGGTCATCGGCGCCTCCGCGATCGATGCCGACGGCGCGCTTCTCGATTATGATTTTCGCGAAGTGAAAGTGGCGCAGGCCATCATTGCCAATGCCCGGCACGTTATTCTCGTCGCCGACGGCACCAAGTTCGAACGAACCGCTCCGGTTCGC encodes the following:
- a CDS encoding metalloregulator ArsR/SmtB family transcription factor — encoded protein: MLSSPPQGGAAEYDVEEMTDRARKASALLKALSHETRLAILFMLAKREKTVMELEALLDLPQAVVSQHLARLRLDKLVDTRREGRLIHYAVAHSEICAVVDWLQKAFCQGEP
- a CDS encoding SDR family oxidoreductase, whose translation is MFHPKLFENRNVVVTGAGRGIGLEVARQFLDCGARVLVHIGRDAGRELPDFLMEAEADRRAFLIAGDFATGHGTRDFVSAASERFDRVDVLINNAGTMVGRFPAGELTDEQYEGIVHLNQTSVVEITRGLLPLLRAAGQAAVVNTVSISAITGGSPGSAIYSASKAFVSTYSKALARELAPDGIRVNCVSPGTISTDFHERYSSREKLEQTRKSIPLQRLGTSEDCAPAYLFLAAPTLSGYITGQVIEINGGQLIC
- a CDS encoding DeoR/GlpR family DNA-binding transcription regulator, translating into MFLSGRQTEILEIAKTEGRVLVEELASRFSVTPQTIRKDLNDLCDGRVLSRVHGGAIFPGGTENVKYEARRSIAAPEKQAIGRAAASMIPNNSSLFINIGTTTEAVGEALLGHHELMVITNNINVANKLRIFPSIEVVIAGGVVRGSDGGIVGEAAVDFIKQFKVDYAVIGASAIDADGALLDYDFREVKVAQAIIANARHVILVADGTKFERTAPVRIGHLSQVHTFVTDECSIESVRSIAAEHDVRLVETARRQT
- the fdhF gene encoding formate dehydrogenase subunit alpha, encoding MSLVPEIDYGTPASTSETMVTLTIDGQQITVPEGTSIMRASMEAGIQVPKLCATDMVDAFGSCRLCLVEIEGRNGTPASCTTPVASGIVVHTQTGRLKDIRRGVMELYISDHPLDCLTCAANGDCKLQDMAGAVGLRDVRYGYEGDNHVKARDNGDINLKWMPKDESNPYFTYDPSKCIVCSLCVRACEEVQGTFALTIEGRGFGSRVSPGMHENFIDSECVSCGACVQACPTATLTEKSVISIGQPEHSVVTTCAYCGVGCSFKAEMRGEELVRMVPWKDGQANRGHSCVKGRFAYGYSTHKDRILNPMVREKVTDLWREVTWDEAFAHIATEFKRLQYQYGRDSIGGITSSRCTNEETYLVQKLVRAGFGNNNVDTCARVCHSPTGYGLGQAFGTSAGTQNFDSVEHSDVVIVIGANPTDGHPVFGSRLKKRLRQGAKLIVIDPRRIDLVRTPHVEASYHLPLKPGTNVAMLTALAHVIVTEGLFDEKFIRERCDWSEFEDWAAFVAEPQHSPEESEKYTGVPADLVRGAARLYAKGGNGAIYYGLGVTEHSQGSTTVMAIANLAMVTGNIGRPGVGVNPLRGQNNVQGSCDMGSFPHELPGYRHISDDATRDIFEKLWGVKLNSEPGLRIPNMLDAAVEGTFKGIYIQGEDILQSDPDTKHVAAGLAAMECVVVHDLFLNETANYAHVFLPGSTFLEKDGTFTNAERRINRVRKVMTPRNGYADWEVTQKMAQAMGLGWNYTHPSEIMDEIAATTPSFALVSYDYLEKMGSVQWPCNEKTPLGSPIMHIDGFVRGKGKFIRTEYVPTDERTGPRFPLLLTTGRILSQYNVGAQTRRTENVVWHAEDRLEIHPHDAEQRGIREGDWVKLTSRSGDTTLRALITDRVAPGVVYTTFHHPDTQANVITTDYSDWATNCPEYKVTAVQVSPSNGPSQWQVDYDEQARQSRRIVGKMEAAE
- a CDS encoding LysR family transcriptional regulator — translated: MIDKLEFFIALANQKHFGRAAEECGVTQPTLSAAIRQLEDQLGVMLVSRGSRFQGLTPEGQRVLEWARRIVGDSRTMREEMRAARKGLAGHIRMAAIPTALAMVQKITTPFQERHPDVTFSILSRNSLQVLSLLENLEIDAGITYLENEPLGRVTSVPLYAERYHLITAAGSPFSERETVTWKEVGDLRLCLLTADMQNRRIINRHLGEAGVMAKPTLESNSMIVLFSHVQTGRWASIMPKNIADSFGFPADIHKIPITEPDAEHLVGLVATHREPFTPLVSALLHEARLLAEENKNR
- a CDS encoding NADH-quinone oxidoreductase subunit NuoF, producing the protein MTLTIYIPRDAAALALGAEKVAKSVAQEIARRGLDARIVRNGSRGMFWLEPLVEVEIGGKRIGYGPVKAKDVSALFDAGLAEGGGHPLCLGEVESLPFLKEQTRLTFARCGITDPLSLQDYEAHGGLKGLRRAVGMASGDIVKDVTDSGLRGRGGAGFPTGIKWKTVLDASGDRKYIVCNADEGDSGTFADRMIMEGDPFVLIEGMAIAGLATGATKGFVYTRSEYPHAIAAMTEAVEIARGAGILGASVLGSGKAFDMEIRTGAGAYVCGEETALLNSLEGKRGVVRAKPPLPAHKGLFDCPTVINNVISLASVPIIMDKGAAFYRDFGMGRSRGTIPLQIAGNVKHGGLYETAFGLSLGDIVDKIGGGTATGRPVKAVQVGGPLGAYFPRALFDTPFDYEAFAAKDGLIGHAGIVVFDDTADMLKQARFAMEFCAVESCGKCTPCRIGSTRGVETADKIAQGIEPEKNRVLLADLCNTMKFGSLCALGGFTPYPVMSAMTHFPEDFSPAPLIKAAE
- a CDS encoding formate dehydrogenase subunit gamma, whose translation is MNLNQAAGDVATRAGAIIDNMKSMEGPLLPILHGIQEEFGYVPQDTLPLIAKALNISRAEVHGVMTFYHDYRDHPAGRHVLKLCRAEACQSMGGDALAERIKRLLGIDFHQTTLDGSVTLEPVYCLGLCACAPTAMLDGELHGRLDDESAEDLVKEARQ